In Pseudoalteromonas sp. MM1, a single window of DNA contains:
- a CDS encoding response regulator has product MFKIIANVRQRYRWALIAIALLISGSAVLLQYGFSVQKYDAKIINMAGKQRMLSQKIAWHSNALLSSRIDVATHTQSLEHSLSQFKSAHQMLLTKQGKSYRYLTKELEALYFSAPANLDQEVNEFIKQASWLLYQKGEVDTQVLGVTHVENLLAKLDRAVTLFEQQAVKKVNRVSNLELLCWLMAMVLLLVELRFVFMPMEKEVERTLAALQKQKDFVAQMSQNKEHFIARASHEFRTPLQGLITSIDELTINAEQQNIKTQASYCALRLLSMLDELQDLQALSTGKWAPILKNENLLESINKVVLAYEYAAQQKGLKLITHFNDSLNCFCKLDHQRLQHVLTELISNAIKFTDKGEVEVTANMENSQLQITVNDSGCGFFSEITELELDSFKQTNHFQGLRTGLTRAQYVVKALHGTLSFKNNAASGAHVTLNLPIEITNKQTEREIEKKLFCLVVEDNELNTLLLTRILKTLGVDYECVANGLEASEKVCKTDYDVVFMDLNMPVMDGFEATKKIRKELNKTMPIIVVTANTSAEDMNLIYEYGASEHIHKPISKQAVADALVNVCIANEIN; this is encoded by the coding sequence ATGTTTAAAATTATTGCCAATGTAAGACAGCGCTACCGATGGGCGCTGATTGCTATTGCTCTGTTAATAAGTGGCTCAGCAGTATTGTTGCAGTATGGTTTTTCTGTGCAAAAGTACGATGCCAAAATTATTAATATGGCGGGTAAGCAACGCATGCTTTCGCAAAAAATTGCCTGGCATAGTAATGCACTTCTTTCATCACGAATCGATGTTGCAACTCACACTCAATCACTAGAACACTCTCTCTCGCAATTTAAAAGCGCCCACCAAATGCTGCTTACAAAGCAAGGCAAGAGCTATCGTTATTTAACAAAAGAGTTAGAGGCCTTATATTTTTCAGCACCCGCCAATTTAGACCAAGAAGTGAATGAGTTTATTAAGCAGGCTAGCTGGCTGCTGTATCAAAAAGGCGAAGTAGATACGCAAGTGCTTGGTGTAACGCATGTAGAAAACCTACTAGCTAAGCTTGACCGCGCTGTTACTTTATTTGAGCAGCAGGCTGTAAAAAAAGTTAACCGCGTGTCTAATTTAGAATTGCTATGTTGGCTAATGGCCATGGTATTATTGCTTGTTGAACTAAGATTTGTGTTTATGCCGATGGAAAAAGAGGTGGAGCGCACGTTAGCGGCACTTCAAAAGCAAAAAGACTTTGTAGCGCAAATGAGCCAAAACAAAGAGCATTTTATTGCCAGAGCGAGTCACGAATTTAGAACGCCATTGCAGGGTTTGATTACATCGATTGATGAGCTCACCATCAATGCTGAGCAGCAGAATATTAAAACGCAAGCAAGCTATTGCGCGCTCAGACTTTTATCTATGCTTGATGAGCTACAAGATTTACAAGCACTCAGCACGGGTAAGTGGGCGCCAATTCTTAAAAACGAAAACCTTTTAGAATCCATAAACAAAGTGGTGTTAGCATATGAGTATGCAGCGCAGCAAAAAGGGCTAAAATTAATCACTCATTTTAATGACTCCCTAAATTGTTTTTGTAAGTTAGATCATCAGCGCTTACAACATGTCCTAACCGAGCTAATTAGTAATGCAATAAAATTTACCGATAAGGGCGAAGTTGAAGTTACTGCAAACATGGAAAACTCACAGTTACAGATAACTGTTAACGATAGTGGCTGTGGCTTCTTTAGTGAAATAACAGAACTGGAGCTTGACTCATTTAAACAAACTAACCACTTTCAAGGCTTAAGAACGGGATTAACACGGGCACAGTATGTTGTTAAAGCGCTACACGGTACGCTTTCGTTTAAAAACAATGCAGCGAGTGGCGCTCATGTTACGCTCAATTTACCGATTGAAATTACCAATAAGCAAACAGAGAGAGAAATCGAAAAAAAACTTTTTTGTCTTGTGGTTGAAGACAACGAATTAAACACCTTGTTACTCACACGTATTTTAAAAACGTTAGGTGTGGATTATGAATGCGTTGCAAATGGGCTAGAAGCCTCTGAAAAGGTATGTAAGACGGACTATGATGTGGTGTTTATGGATTTAAATATGCCGGTGATGGATGGGTTTGAAGCAACTAAAAAAATACGCAAAGAGCTAAATAAAACCATGCCTATAATCGTTGTTACAGCAAATACCTCAGCTGAAGATATGAATTTAATTTATGAATATGGCGCAAGTGAGCATATTCATAAACCCATAAGTAAGCAGGCCGTGGCTGATGCATTGGTAAATGTATGCATAGCTAATGAAATAAACTAA
- a CDS encoding ATP-binding cassette domain-containing protein produces MQRIVFEQFSGYLQGQGKSRYTINNLSWQVNAGEHWLLLGANGAGKSALSAALTGEAKQQSGIFKSTFNNTQLVSSDVQKQLIKNEIEHEHHCSVKDFIFPQNASYNRELRIKLIDAFNYSALLDRHFRDLSTGETRKLLLINALSSGADLVVLDEPYDGLDKHSCEVLNTLLEALSSTINFVFVLNRLDEIPAFITHYAYVNQGQLQHVLNKPTAEQRADLIKLLHITHTALEIPQADVSQARAEYTADTLVKLSNAKVSYAGVDIFKNLTWQINKHQHWQLSGKNGSGKTCLLNLITGDNPQCYSNDIQVFGFKRGSGESIWDIKQHIGFISNALHMDYRVSISALNTVISGFYDSIGLYQKPNDSQVNIAKQWLSLIGLSDKQNTSFTQLSYGDQRMLLIVRAIVKHPTLLILDEPCLGLDEANRQRVLVLIEKVCAANTSTVIYVNHHAADKIKGIEHYLKMEDFN; encoded by the coding sequence GTGCAGCGTATTGTATTTGAACAATTTAGTGGTTATTTACAAGGGCAAGGTAAAAGCCGTTACACAATTAATAACTTAAGCTGGCAGGTAAATGCTGGCGAGCATTGGCTATTATTAGGTGCTAATGGCGCAGGTAAATCGGCATTGAGCGCCGCATTAACGGGTGAGGCTAAACAGCAAAGTGGTATTTTTAAAAGTACCTTCAATAACACGCAGCTTGTGTCATCTGATGTACAAAAGCAGTTAATAAAAAACGAAATAGAGCATGAACATCACTGCTCAGTAAAGGATTTTATTTTTCCCCAAAATGCTAGCTACAACCGTGAGCTACGTATAAAACTAATAGATGCCTTTAATTACAGCGCCCTTTTAGACAGGCATTTTAGAGATCTTTCTACTGGCGAAACTCGCAAACTCCTTCTCATAAATGCGTTGAGTAGTGGTGCTGATTTAGTGGTGCTAGATGAGCCATATGACGGCTTAGATAAACACTCGTGTGAGGTGCTAAACACTTTATTAGAAGCACTTAGCTCAACAATCAATTTTGTGTTTGTGCTAAATAGGCTTGATGAAATCCCTGCGTTTATTACTCATTACGCTTATGTAAATCAGGGACAGTTGCAGCATGTACTTAATAAGCCAACCGCAGAGCAGCGCGCTGATTTGATAAAGCTACTGCATATAACCCATACAGCTTTAGAAATACCTCAAGCAGATGTCTCCCAAGCTCGAGCAGAGTATACCGCCGATACATTGGTTAAACTTAGTAATGCCAAGGTTAGCTACGCAGGGGTTGATATATTTAAGAACCTCACTTGGCAAATTAATAAACACCAGCACTGGCAATTGAGTGGTAAAAATGGCTCAGGTAAAACCTGTTTATTAAATTTAATAACTGGCGATAACCCTCAATGCTATAGCAATGATATTCAAGTATTTGGTTTTAAACGCGGAAGTGGTGAAAGTATTTGGGATATAAAACAGCATATTGGATTTATATCAAATGCGCTGCATATGGATTATCGAGTAAGTATATCGGCATTGAATACGGTTATTTCTGGATTTTACGACAGCATTGGCTTATATCAAAAACCAAATGATTCACAAGTAAATATCGCCAAGCAGTGGCTTTCGTTAATAGGCTTAAGTGATAAGCAAAACACCTCATTTACCCAGCTTTCGTATGGCGATCAGCGTATGTTATTAATTGTACGCGCAATAGTAAAACATCCCACGTTACTTATTTTAGATGAGCCTTGTTTGGGGCTTGATGAAGCAAATAGGCAGCGGGTGTTAGTATTAATCGAGAAAGTATGTGCCGCAAATACCAGCACTGTAATTTATGTAAATCACCATGCGGCAGACAAAATTAAAGGGATTGAGCATTACTTAAAAATGGAAGATTTTAATTAA
- a CDS encoding TraB/GumN family protein, which yields MQALTRITQFFILTLFITTSFNSVAAPALFKVEKNGTSSYLFGTVHVGDASMKGLPEKITKAIDQSDQVIVEVDISKLTPLQMQQRSMPFMMLKEGKTLQTELSKQNYNKLKDYFAKKSIDIAMFNGLKPWAVMVTMMQIEFQNAGFSDQTGIDKQVLAYAKERNIKIGELETLEQQLQMFDGMALLSNEMIEETFEQLADINTYFIKLVNAWKNGDMDTLTAYYNMSFDDSNYGEISEQVMLVNRNNKWVEQLVPRLINEKLFIAVGALHLPEQHGLIKQLKDKGFSVTRL from the coding sequence ATGCAAGCCCTCACTCGAATTACTCAGTTTTTTATACTGACACTTTTTATTACAACTAGTTTTAATAGTGTCGCAGCGCCAGCATTGTTTAAAGTAGAAAAAAACGGCACTAGCTCGTATTTGTTTGGAACAGTTCATGTGGGCGATGCCAGCATGAAAGGCTTACCAGAAAAAATAACTAAGGCTATAGATCAAAGCGATCAAGTTATTGTTGAAGTAGATATTAGTAAACTCACACCACTGCAAATGCAGCAGCGCTCAATGCCCTTTATGATGCTTAAAGAGGGCAAAACCTTACAAACAGAACTATCAAAACAAAACTACAATAAGCTTAAAGATTACTTTGCTAAAAAATCGATTGATATAGCTATGTTTAATGGCCTTAAACCTTGGGCTGTAATGGTCACCATGATGCAGATTGAGTTTCAAAATGCAGGTTTCTCTGATCAAACAGGCATAGATAAGCAAGTACTTGCTTATGCTAAAGAACGTAATATTAAAATAGGCGAGCTAGAAACCCTAGAGCAGCAGTTGCAAATGTTTGATGGTATGGCGCTATTAAGTAACGAAATGATTGAAGAAACGTTTGAGCAGCTTGCCGATATTAATACCTACTTTATCAAACTCGTAAACGCTTGGAAAAATGGCGATATGGATACGCTTACCGCGTACTACAACATGAGTTTTGACGATAGTAACTACGGTGAAATAAGCGAGCAAGTTATGCTAGTTAATCGTAATAATAAGTGGGTGGAGCAGTTAGTGCCGCGCCTGATTAACGAAAAACTCTTTATTGCTGTAGGTGCACTACACTTGCCAGAGCAGCATGGTTTAATAAAGCAGTTAAAAGATAAAGGTTTTAGTGTTACTCGCCTTTAA
- a CDS encoding sensor histidine kinase KdpD: protein MSQQQNKSHSIKRKLVNNISAVISVILFTIFLTVDISVDTWVEDQFNQSLTNKANYLKTLVEDDNGNVEFDFAGEFMSEYEHTQASEFYQLWHGEAIFERSDSLDLFPGANLPFLDMPINESKIIDIELPNGHDGRALISHFIAQKGDKSTTGLDVFNRMTLAIAAPTDELNKVLIIIDVVFILTCIFGVFGVRYLVTRIVNKGLFPLNNLNEQIKILDITGVAQTIESDIKVEELEPIRNELNKFITVNQKLYSSEKRLTNDIAHELKTPIAELISLSEVALRYPNDKRISDTYTSDVLNISQRMKIIVNNLLLLQRSSSSAIELNKQNIILKHLTKQVIEELAFKHLNISERITNMLNDKLTIFADEFSLNTILCNLIDNALFYGITDQAITIDATESEHSVTISISNKIDRPLSDEELSAIFDPLYQLDSSRTNNQRHGLGLSIVLSLCNLNGFKVNAQNNKSNTLTFNLTLPIK, encoded by the coding sequence ATGTCGCAACAACAAAATAAAAGTCACTCAATAAAACGTAAACTCGTTAATAATATTAGCGCCGTGATCTCGGTTATTTTATTCACAATATTTTTAACCGTTGATATAAGTGTGGATACTTGGGTGGAAGATCAGTTTAATCAGTCGCTCACAAATAAGGCAAATTACTTAAAAACATTGGTAGAAGATGATAATGGCAATGTAGAGTTTGATTTTGCTGGCGAGTTCATGTCTGAATATGAACATACACAAGCCAGTGAGTTTTATCAGCTTTGGCATGGAGAAGCGATATTTGAACGTTCTGATTCACTCGACTTATTTCCAGGCGCAAACTTACCTTTTTTAGACATGCCAATAAATGAATCCAAAATAATCGATATTGAGCTTCCTAACGGACATGATGGCCGTGCACTTATAAGTCATTTTATTGCACAAAAAGGTGATAAAAGCACTACAGGCTTAGACGTATTCAACCGCATGACACTTGCAATAGCAGCCCCTACTGATGAACTAAATAAAGTGCTCATAATTATAGATGTTGTATTTATTTTAACGTGTATATTTGGTGTATTTGGCGTGCGCTACTTGGTTACTCGCATTGTAAATAAAGGTCTATTCCCGCTTAATAATTTAAATGAACAAATAAAAATACTTGATATTACAGGCGTTGCACAAACAATAGAAAGCGACATAAAGGTAGAAGAGTTAGAGCCTATACGTAACGAACTCAATAAGTTTATAACTGTAAATCAAAAGCTCTATAGCAGTGAAAAGCGCCTAACTAACGATATCGCACACGAACTAAAAACCCCTATTGCCGAGCTCATTAGTCTCTCTGAAGTAGCGCTTCGCTATCCTAACGATAAACGCATTAGCGATACATATACCAGCGACGTACTTAATATATCTCAGCGAATGAAGATTATTGTAAATAATTTACTGTTATTACAGCGCTCTAGCAGCAGCGCTATTGAGCTTAATAAACAAAACATCATTTTAAAGCACTTAACTAAGCAAGTTATCGAAGAACTCGCTTTTAAGCATCTAAATATTTCTGAGCGTATTACTAATATGCTCAATGATAAACTAACTATTTTTGCAGATGAATTTAGCTTAAATACTATTTTATGTAACCTTATAGACAATGCATTATTTTACGGTATAACTGATCAAGCTATTACTATAGATGCCACCGAAAGTGAGCATAGTGTAACAATTTCAATAAGTAATAAAATAGACAGGCCACTTAGCGATGAAGAGCTAAGTGCTATTTTCGATCCACTGTATCAACTCGATTCTTCACGAACTAATAATCAGCGGCACGGTTTAGGGCTTTCTATAGTGCTAAGCTTATGCAATTTAAATGGCTTTAAAGTTAATGCTCAAAATAACAAAAGTAATACCCTTACATTTAATTTAACACTACCCATAAAGTAA
- a CDS encoding response regulator transcription factor has translation MKILIIEDSEALRRSLQVGLSNLGFTVDETGDGSEGLSMALSGNYDLLVLDLMLPSVDGMSILQALRSSNSQSRVLILSAKSEAQDRINGLMKGADDYLTKPFSFEELHARVLALLRRGALQNQQNMLTVGDCILDLSLKTLMYKHHPIELTRNEYKIIECLFNSPERVLGLELISEAVVGQFDMLSKNALEAHISTIRKKVRQFDGELPIKNKRGFGYVATTK, from the coding sequence ATGAAAATCCTCATAATTGAAGACTCCGAAGCACTAAGGCGCAGTTTGCAAGTAGGCCTTAGTAACCTAGGTTTTACCGTAGATGAAACCGGTGATGGCTCAGAAGGCTTGAGTATGGCACTGAGTGGAAATTACGACCTCCTCGTGCTTGATTTAATGCTACCGAGTGTTGATGGCATGAGTATTTTACAAGCACTACGCAGCAGTAATAGCCAAAGCCGCGTGCTTATTTTATCTGCTAAAAGCGAAGCACAAGATCGCATAAACGGCCTTATGAAAGGTGCGGACGATTACCTTACAAAGCCGTTTTCGTTTGAAGAGCTTCATGCACGGGTTTTGGCTCTACTTCGTAGAGGTGCTCTACAAAATCAACAAAACATGCTCACTGTTGGCGATTGTATTTTAGATCTATCGTTAAAAACTCTCATGTATAAGCACCACCCTATTGAGCTTACCCGCAATGAGTACAAAATAATCGAATGCTTGTTTAATTCACCTGAACGAGTTTTAGGCTTAGAGCTTATAAGCGAAGCTGTTGTGGGGCAATTCGATATGCTTTCAAAAAATGCGCTTGAAGCACACATATCAACCATACGTAAAAAAGTAAGGCAGTTTGATGGCGAGCTTCCAATAAAAAATAAACGTGGATTTGGCTATGTCGCAACAACAAAATAA